The following are from one region of the Muntiacus reevesi chromosome 3, mMunRee1.1, whole genome shotgun sequence genome:
- the ZDBF2 gene encoding DBF4-type zinc finger-containing protein 2, translated as MQNRSGYCSFCCVFYNNLEQHISSDHHRSLITQKRQRMGAASLMERFLQDVLQHHPCDYQESRSMQNERFHMTTVSPSEVVPNDNFSPEIKTEDAAGVREEISTKASEPVEKFYSRPQGYIHSVSDRPSVIQKLEKGQQHPLEFIHKVGSSMKEFNPVGLGHSTNNRQSVICSSAISNALVSCLPESSHERPVTANTTTGLSLGVHLDSVNKCDPNKVDKYLKQLDKGSRNPMLPSHPETSSVPYQKPEELNRKSLCINSDKLTLQEDVNSQTKALSTGFKVHEFVGTENSLKLESLSKFAVSPVVNLNKTDMPSNKGIFEDDILKHYEKFFPNMDHNQDGKHLVFNKSAFLEQKISVSSEMKSAGGSLQSASDHCEEAEPDLWKGEQTDQEDKNCESRVSEVSFDGSSSFYSLMDQSKGTAEEINLSKEVHTDLQYKNNTSYISEINSDCDDSLQLTTSRTRVKDGSVQKARLVDESYESSDSEMNFDCDASLQSTDDSPQQPEKEVNLPKGTLVGLVDMSYGSRSSEISGDSVFSLQSMPGQFPVTVTETELRKEVLMSLVDKNYGSSCSETSFDGDVSLQSVFDHAHVAVSERNLEDRLVSLKDRNYKPSSAEAHLDCDVSLEARSDGPQKDVENINLQKEKNGLVDVNCEFHGPEIKFHLMKTDSQLVPAQSQVAVKEVNAQEVAIGLEKKCVKSGISDLSFESHPIGACSEINMKALNVDMEVKSYGCSSFESTFDSDSSFMSVSEYPELDVEEISKKHVNLEDESFESISSELTFFSDSPLHSVVDQSQVTVYEEDPIDLENKSCESYVSEITFDSDVPLYSGTYQPEVVVKETFIQKEACTHLGEKDGVPTGSEISLASYIPFHSVINQPEGAVKNLNPEKEEWVHLENKENESSDSEIFDYDTFRSMTGHSEEPIKEGNLQKRENIHLENKDNLKVSETSLDIDVPLQSVTHKPEVIVKELGLQEEKHAKLKGQSAEYSDSEISLDSDYSMTGPQITVKEISVQKEERVVLEDKSDKCSSSEIILDSGVPLQSMNDQPQLALLKEKHVHLEDTNNESSDGKVDFDSADPLQPLTEQFQEVVEETNVQKEEDMSLKNEVDEPDDYKLIHNSDVSLPSVSSQPKVAVKRINLKNENHVYLKDKNRQDGGCFAVSLNSDLMDQSAVDHPQISILEQKHTELEDKHNQSCSSEVSFNSVDPHQSVANRLRQTVKEVSSWRDEVDVEDKRDERKHFEIVSDSDARFQSVAGQTEVVKKVNLLKERVDLEDKVVKPSDSKINFVSDEPLQSVANEVQEAVTEMNLLRDGPVCLSAKSYEPNNSEIIFVSNTPLQSVVEPHHDLEEEQVNLEDKSNDPCGLKINFVSECPLQSVTGQHKKKAVKEIGLWEEDHIYLEDKRYKLGDFEVSYDSNVDFVAGHSTVAVKEINLQEEDQNDLESKNCELSVSEIKCDSGVHLQLGVDQPQVVCKEINLQMQKHLGMEEEVSESRDSEIMCDSDVPLQIVINELEESDRETDKMLFVNLTASDNDCEMISDSETPFQPAIDSPQRTVKEISCINAESFDLDENCDSCDSELKYVCEASPQSVTNHSKKVFKVVKQKQDYIILEETSCEPYVSELSFQIDSSHQSMTYQSQESEKKKAKYSDSKDKSCQSSGPKRNFEWEETSQPVTQQQQKVDKGVSLWKDVENTGLKDKSCESGVSAMDFSASPGLVIHQVPDQENLLKLKHTDLESMICEPCGSGVNFQCDPSLQSGNDRPQEAVNKINLFKKMSFDQRETNHNNSHSDSVPMVDSIRNLEKAKEVIEDDLHELLPEDLFPVPPSFAGKTWSQIMKEDEVQMSALVKEFKKGHLYCYFVSDCEMRKIKKNLLNEEKKMTWTDLNQDTTSIQVLSDCDDNVGGISDINDFSVVLDKPNHYPSTERNHEQTWREASQGQAIKVSHGTQTNLTSHPGAKRRISGQEKDSPVRKHLLLQNDGKSREKAKKNENPESGISVLKPLQANTLIYILSSNVKLKKGESNSFSKRKHGSRNNWNINIQYRFNQSSFNCYDPLNKQIVIDPSLNIEVPGSDRNNCVEMHVSHLNSNAEDNDPYVPSSASVPFVTVSVGHELKTQEASESSVFPEKSKVFSSSEISKECNFQSTFSSRDVAKTSSKSFRKRFLKSKSKNQRRKANNKPDFPKKGCRSVIPQQNTRTASEKRSIWIQSKLSDIIKKYIPKYSVFLRHKYQCRSTFVRMHVKKKKPDVSRLKKVKKPANMLSNSSVLSAGAEKQSRAIASSSPKQPVQTSSSVARSKKNARIAAPSQKGHEGESRLWWAEGWATARAGLGAGENYSLGTGGCQMGGSMVY; from the exons ATGCAGAACAGATCAGGATATTGCAGTTTTTGTTgtgtattctataataacctggAGCAG CATATATCCAGTGACCATCACAGATCCTTGATCACACAGAAAAGACAACGGATGGGTGCTGCTAGTTTGATGGAACGTTTCTTGCAGGATGTACTGCAGCACCACCCATGTGATTATCAAGAAAGCAG ATCAATGCAAAATGAGAGATTTCATATGACTACTGTGTCACCTTCAGAAGTGGTTCCTAATGATAATTTTAGTCCTGAAATAAAGACCGAGGATGCTGCTGGAGTCAGAGAAGAGATATCTACCAAGGCATCTGAACCCGTTGAAAAGTTTTATTCTAGGCCTCAGGGATATATACATAGTGTTTCAGATCGACCATCAGTTATTCAAAAACTGGAGAAAGGACAACAGCATCCCTTGGAGTTCATTCATAAAGTTGGGAGCAGTATGAAAGAGTTTAATCCAGTAGGTCTTGGTCACAGTACAAATAACAGACAAAGTGTAATCTGTTCATCAGCGATTTCTAATGCTCTTGTTAGTTGTTTACCTGAAAGTTCTCATGAAAGACCAGTTACAGCTAACACTACTACTGGTTTATCACTTGGAGTCCATTTGGATTCAGTTAACAAATGTGACCCAAACAAAGTTGACAAATACCTTAAACAGCTAGACAAGGGCTCTAGAAACCCTATGCTACCATCCCATCCAGAAACTTCTTCAGTTCCATATCAGAAACCTGAGGAGTTAAACAGAAAATCATTATGTATAAATTCAGATAAGTTGACCTTACAGGAAGATGTAAATTCTCAGACtaaagctttgtcaactggcttTAAAGTCCATGAATTTGTGGGTACTGAAAACTCTTTAAAATTGGAATCTCTTTCTAAATTTGCAGTAAGTCCAGTAGTCAACCTGAATAAAACTGACATGCCTTCTAATAAAGGAATCTTTGAAGATGACATTCTAAAGCACTATGAGAAATTCTTTCCTAATATGGATCATAACCAGGACGGAAAGCATTTGGTTTTTAACAAGTCAGCCTTTTTGGAACAGAAGATCTCAGTGAGTTCTGAAATGAAGTCTGCTGGTGGCTCTCTTCAGTCAGCATCTGATCACTGTGAAGAGGCTGAACCGGACCTTTGGAAGGGGGAGCAAACTGACCAAGAAGATAAGAACTGTGAATCAAGAGTTTCTGAAGTAAGTTTTGATGGCAGTTCCTCTTTTTATTCACTGATGGACCAATCCAAAGGGACTGCTGAGGAAATTAACCTTTCAAAGGAAGTACATACTGATTTGCAATATAAGAATAATACATCTTATATTTCTGAAATAAACTCTGATTGTGATGACTCCCTTCAGTTGACTACCAGCAGAACTCGAGTGAAAGATGGAAGTGTTCAGAAAGCAAGGCTGGTTGATGAAAGCTATGAATCCAGTGATTCTGAGATGAATTTTGATTGTGATGCCTCACTTCAGTCAACTGATGACTCCCCGCAACAGCCTGAGAAAGAAGTAAACCTTCCTAAGGGGACGCTCGTTGGCTTGGTTGACATGAGCTATGGATCTAGAAGCTCTGAGATAAGTGGTGATTCTGTTTTCTCGCTTCAGTCAATGCCTGGCCAATTCCCAGTGACCGTCACAGAAACAGAACTTCGGAAGGAGGTTCTCATGAGCTTGGTTGATAAGAACTATGGATCGAGTTGTTCTGAAACAAGTTTTGATGGTGACGTTTCTCTTCAGTCAGTCTTTGACCATGCTCACGTGGCTGTCAGTGAAAGAAACCTGGAGGATAGGCTTGTCTCTCTGAAAGACAGGAATTATAAACCCAGTAGTGCTGAAGCACATCTTGATTGTGATGTCTCTCTTGAGGCCAGATCTGATGGACCTCAGAAGGATGTTGAAAATAtcaatcttcagaaagaaaagaatggccTTGTggatgtgaactgtgaatttcatGGTCCTGAGATAAAGTTCCATCTGATGAAAACAGATTCTCAGTTAGTGCCTGCCCAATCTCAAGTAGCAGTTAAAGAGGTGAATGCTCAGGAAGTAGCTATTGGCCTGGAGAAAAAGTGTGTTAAGTCTGGCATTTCTGATCTCAGTTTTGAATCTCACCCTATAGGTGCTTGTagtgaaataaatatgaaagcaTTAAATGTTGACATGGAAGTTAAGAGCTATGGATGTTCCAGTTTTGAGTCCACTTTTGACTCTGATTCTTCTTTTATGTCAGTTTCTGAGTATCCTGAGCTGGATGTTGAAGAAATAAGTAAGAAGCATGTTAACCTGGAAGATGAGAGCTTTGAATCAATTAGTTCTGAACtaacttttttttctgatagTCCTCTTCACTCAGTAGTTGACCAATCTCAAGTAACTGTTTATGAGGAGGATCCTATTGATCTGGAAAATAAGAGTTGTGAATCTTATGTTTCTGAAATAACTTTTGATTCTGATGTGCCTCTTTATTCAGGGACTTATCAACCTGAAGTAGTGGTTAAAGAAACATTCATTCAGAAAGAAGCGTGTACACACTTAGGAGAGAAGGATGGTGTGCCCACTGGTTCTGAAATAAGTTTGGCTTCTTATATCCCTTTTCACTCAGTGATTAACCAGCCAGAAGGAGCTGTTAAAAACCTAAATCCTGAAAAAGAAGAGTGGGTACActtagaaaataaggaaaatgaatcTAGTGATTCTGAAATTTTTGATTATGATACTTTTCGTTCAATGACTGGACACTCTGAAGAGCCTATTAAAGAAGGAAACCTTCAGAAAAGGGAGAATATACACTTAGAAAATAAGGATAAT TTAAAAGTTTCTGAAACAAGCTTGGATATTGATGTCCCTCTTCAATCAGTAACTCATAAACCGGAAGTGATTGTGAAAGAACTAGGGCTTCAAGAAGAAAAGCATGCTAAGTTAAAAGGTCAAAGTGCTGAATATAGTGATTCTGAAATAAGTTTAGATTCTGATTATTCAATGACTGGACCTCAAATAACTGTTAAAGAAATAAGTGTTCAGAAAGAAGAACGTGTTGTTCTAGAGGACAAGAGTGATAAATGTAGTAGTTCTGAAATAATTTTGGACTCTGGTGTCCCTCTTCAGTCAATGAA TGACCAACCTCAGCTAGCCCTTTTGAAGGAAAAACATGTTCATTTGGAAGATACAAACAATGAATCTAGTGATGGTAAAGTAGATTTTGATTCTGCTGACCCTCTTCAGCCATTGACCGAACAATTTCAGGAAGTGGTTGAAGAAACAAACGTGCAGAAAGAAGAGGATATGAGTTTGAAGAATGAGGTTGATGAACCTGATGATTATAAATTAATACATAATTCTGATGTTTCTCTTCCATCTGTGTCCAGTCAACCTAAAGTGGCTGTTAAACGAATAAACCTCAAGAATGAAAATCATGTGTACTTGAAAGATAAGAACAGGCAAGATGGTGGTTGTTTTGCAGTGAGTTTGAATTCTGATCTCATGGATCAGTCAGCAGTTGATCATCCTCAGATAAGTATTTTGGAGCAGAAGCATACTGAACTAGAAGATAAGCACAATCAATCTTGTAGTTCTGAAGTAAGTTTTAATTCTGTTGACCCCCATCAATCAGTGGCCAACCGGCTTAGACAAACTGTTAAAGAAGTAAGCTCTTGGAGGGATGAAGTTGACGTGGAAGATAAGAGAGATGAACGTAAGCATTTtgaaattgtatctgactctgatGCCCGTTTTCAGTCAGTGGCTGGGCAAACTGAAGTTGTTAAGAAGGTAAACCTTCTGAAGGAGCGTGTTGACTTGGAAGATAAGGTTGTCAAACCTAgtgattcaaaaataaattttgtttctgaTGAACCTCTTCAATCTGTGGCTAATGAAGTTCAAGAGGCTGTTACAGAAATGAATCTTCTGAGGGACGGACCTGTTTGTCTGAGTGCTAAGAGCTATGAACCTAATAATTCTGAAatcatttttgtttcaaatacCCCTCTCCAATCAGTGGTTGAGCCACACCATGATTTGGAAGAGGAACAGGTCAATTTGGAAGATAAAAGCAATGACCCTTGTGGTCTTAAGATAAATTTTGTTTCTGAATGTCCTCTTCAGTCAGTGACTGGCCAGCATAAAAAAAAAGCTGTTAAAGAAATAGGTCTTTGGGAGGAAGACCATATTTACCTGGAAgataagagatacaaactagGTGATTTTGAAGTAAGTTATGATTCTAATGTTGACTTTGTAGCTGGTCATTCTACTGTGGCTGTCAAAGAAATAAACTTGCAAGAGGAGGATCAGAATGACCTAGAAAGTAAGAACTGTGAACTTAgtgtttctgaaataaaatgtgattCTGGTGTTCATCTTCAGTTAGGAGTTGACCAACCTCAAGTGGTTTGCAAAGAAATAAATCTTCAGATGCAAAAGCATCTTGGCATGGAAGAAGAGGTTAGTGAATCTAGGGATTCTGAAATAATGTGTGATTCTGATGTTCCTCTTCAAATAGTAATAAACGaacttgaagagtcagacagagaaacagataaGATGCTGTTTGTGAACCTGACAGCAAGTGATAATGACTGTGAAATGATTTCAGATTCTGAAACCCCCTTTCAGCCAGCGATTGATTCACCTCAAAGGACTGTCAAAGAAATCAGCTGTATAAATGCAGAAAGTTTTGACCTAGATGAGAACTGTGACTCTTGTGATTCTGAACTAAAATATGTTTGTGAAGCCTCTCCTCAATCAGTGACAAACCATTCCAAAAAGGTCTTCAAAGTAGTAAAGCAAAAGCAAGACTATATTATTCTGGAAGAGACAAGCTGTGAGCCTTATGTTTCTGAACTGAGTTTTCAAATTGATTCCTCTCATCAGTCCATGACTTACCAGTCgcaagaatctgaaaagaaaaaggcaaaatatagTGACTCCAAAGATAAGAGCTGTCAATCTAGTGGTCCGAAAAGAAACTTTGAATGGGAGGAGACTTCTCAGCCAGTAACTCAGCAACAGCAGAAGGTTGACAAAGGAGTCAGCCTTTGGAAAGATGTAGAAAATACTGGCCTAAAAGATAAGAGCTGTGAATCTGGTGTTTCTGCAATGGATTTCagtgcatctcctggattggtgATCCATCAAGTGCCTGATCAAGAAAACCTTCTGAAGTTAAAACATACTGATCTAGAAAGTATGATCTGTGAACCTTGTGGTTCTGGGGTGAATTTTCAGTGTGATCCTTCTCTCCAGTCTGGCAATGACCGGCCTCAAGAAGCTGTTAATAAGATCAACCTATTTAAGAAGATGTCTTTTGACCAGAGAGAAACAAACCATAATAATTCCCATTCAGACTCTGTTCCCATGGTTGATTCTATAAGGAACttggaaaaagcaaaggaggtCATAGAAGATGATCTTCATGAACTACTTCCTGAAGACTTGTTTCCCGTCCCTCCTTCATTTGCGGGGAAAACGTGGTCTCAGATAATGAAAGAAGATGAAGTGCAAATGAGTGCTCTTGTGAAGGAATTTAAGAAAGGTCATTTGTACTGTTACTTTGTTAGCGACTgtgagatgagaaaaataaaaaaaaatttgttgaatgaagaaaaaaagatgaccTGGACTGACCTCAATCAGGACACCACATCAATTCAAGTTCTCTCAGATTGTGATGATAATGTGGGTGGTATTTCAGATATTAATGACTTTTCAGTGGTTTTAGATAAACCTAATCATTATCCTTCAACAGAGAGGAATCATGAACAAACATGGCGAGAAGCCTCTCAAGGCCAGGCTATAAAAGTGAGCCATGGAACTCAAACCAATCTCACAAGTCACCCAGGGGCAAAAAGAAGAATTAGTGGACAAGAGAAAGACTCTCCAGTAAGGAAGCATTTACTTTTACAAAACGACGGGAAATCAAGAGagaaagctaaaaaaaatgaaaatcccgAATCAGGTATTAGTGTTTTGAAGCCTTTGCAAGCAAATACCttaatttatattctttcttcaAATGTTAAGTTGAAGAAAGGTGAATCCAACAGCTTCTCTAAAAGGAAGCATGGTAGTAGAAATAATTGGAATATTAACATACAGTACAGATTTAACCAGAGTTCCTTTAATTGTTATGACCCATTGAATAAGCAGATTGTAATCGATCCTTCTCTGAACATAGAAGTACCAGGGTCTGACAGGAATAATTGTGTTGAAATGCATGTTAGCCACTTAAATTCTAATGCAGAAGATAATGATCCTTATGTACCAAGCTCTGCTTCAGTACCTTTCGTGACAGTGTCAGTAGGACATGAACTAAAGACACAGGAGGCCAGTGAATCTTCTGTGTTTCCAGAAAAATCCAAGGTTTTTAGTTCTAGTGAAATTTCGAAAGAATGTAATTTCCAGTCAACTTTTTCAAGTCGTGATGTTGCCAAAACTTCATCGAAATCATTTAGAAAAAggtttttgaaaagtaaaagcaaaaatcagagAAGGAAGGCTAATAATAAGCCAGATTTTCCCAAAAAGGGTTGTAGATCAGTTATTCCCCAGCAAAATACCAGAACTGCTTCAGAAAAACGGTCGATTTGGATTCAGAGCAAACTAAGTGatataattaaaaagtatattccAAAATACTCTGTTTTTTTGCGTCACAAATATCAGTGCAGGAGCACTTTCGTTAGGATGCATGTTAAGAAGAAAAAACCTGATGTTAGTAGGTTAAAGAAGGTGAAGAAACCAGCTAATATGCTCTCAAACTCCTCAGTTCTGTCGGCAGGAGCTGAAAAGCAGTCACGAGCTATAGCAAGCTCTTCTCCTAAGCAACCTGTGCAGACATCTTCCAGCGTTGCACGAAGTAAGAAGAATG